CAGAAATTTCTCCACTGCAGCAATGTTATAAACAACTACTTCTCCAAGCTGCTGCTGATGTAAAATGTACATTATAAACCAATCGATAAACAGTATGTGGTTTTAATGTACAATTCTTATGTAGCTCATCGCAAGTATAGTGAGAGTGTTGGACATTTATGCAGGTATCCCACAGCTCTGGATCCTACAAGACATTTTAATAGCCTGTTAGAATAGAACTGGAAATAAGAAAATTAACTGAATGAGACCAACCGTTGATGTCCAGCGTTAGTTTCTGTTTCACTCATAGGACGACACCTAATAATCACCTTCACACACTCCGATGACTTGCTGCTTTTCTTTGACTAAAGTTTAAATATGTACAATAGCGTTAACCAGACTCTAGCAAACATTAAATACAACTTTAATATAGTTAGGTCTACATTAATACATAGGTTCACCGAATAAAATTTAAACTCTTCAGACATGACACATGTGTGCTGCACAAGTGTGGCTTTGTTCTGTAATTGTATGATAACGCTATGttctaacaatatcaaaagatttaaattCACTTTGCTTATACTAGAAGCTTACCATATTGATCTCCTTGTATGAGTTGTCCGATCACAACGAATAATTTTCACATTACCATTGGAAGTGctgaaatgaaaaatttacaacAGTTAAAATTAGTTCACTCAATTAAATGTTTGACAGTGATAAATATCGGCTTTGCTACcaaaataagaaaataaaaagcaaaaaaaaagtaaaaatggataaaataataaagctaaCTGGAGCAATCATAGCAATGAGTACGGTATATACTACTACTCAGAATGAGACTCCGAAATTTTATGAGTCAAGTAAGTACGACATAGCTCATGGAGACTAGATTGCCAAGTGTGAACACGCTGACAGACTGTGTCCGTgtctacacacacacactacaGACACTGCCTACAGATACTTTGTTAGAAAAAGAAGCAGATTTTTGTTCTAGTTTTTGCGTTAAATGAAAGTTTTGATCTATATCATTGTTTTTATCCAATTCAATGCAACTTGATGATAAAACAATGTGGTTACGATTTCCAGTAAATGATCAACACCACTTGCATGACTGAGCACTTGTATTAGAATCACCCACTGAACTCATGCGCTATAAATATACAACAGAATGAAAAAGAGGGTTATGCAATCGCAAAAAGAATACACAGAGGGAGGGTACTACATCACAATTACTCAAAGTCTGTAACTAAACAAAAAATCCGTTACAATGTACTGAACTCACCAAGACCTACATAACACATAAATTTACTAACAGATAATCTCGAGCACAAATAATAATAACCTAATGATTTTAGACAAGAGTAAGACAACAACTCTAAAACAAAAGACACAAATATAATACGATGCACACACTCAATAAGACTATTACAATAAGACTATTACAACAATAGGACAAAAGACACAATTATAATATGACATATACACCAAATTATGGATATGCATAACTACGAATGTTTGCAGAACTATCACGTGGAGATGGTGCCATTTTGCTGTCAAAATCTACTGCTTAATCATTAAAAGTACAAAAACTAGTACTTGAAAAAGTACAGTTATAATAAAATCTAAGCAACTGAAAGCGGTAAAAAAACAAGTTGCTAGTGATTTTGTCCAGTGAAGGACTATTAAGTTTTAATTTGATATTCTTACCACTCACTACCTGGTCAAAATTACCACAAGCAAATCTACAGAAAATATATTCGTCTAAATAATCATGCTGAATTGTAGTCTTTTACAAAAACATCTTGTTGTAGGCCTACAGGCTACACGTTTtcatactacatgtattttaaaattagtaacagcAACAATTTGATCTCatttattagtagttatatgtCTCTACGTTAGAACACATTTGAAAATCAACAAacttatttttagtttaaagtTTTTACATTCAAATTTTTTGCTAGCGACAAATATTAAATCTTTTTTCAGCAACTGTTTAAAACGAGATTGTAACAGCCGACTCGCGTGCTCGATAGCTAACTTCCATAAACCCTTACTACTTTCCGAGCAACGTATAAAACAACTATTTACCTTCGTTCCACTattattaaaaaactattacaTGAATATATAACCGTAGCAGTTTTACAAATAGATCAGAAGCGTAATATGCACGAAGAAACTAGTTTCGATTAAACAGGATCTCCATCGAAAACAACTATTTCAAGCATGCGCACATTAGGAAATATTTATAAGAACGGACAACTCCGTTATGCAATCAATTCTCGTGCGCCAATGCGCCTCGCGAAGCCTCCAACTCAGTAACAGAGCCATTGAGTGTAGTGCCAGTACACTAAATGGCTTTGCTCAGTACGTACCATATAGGGGACGCTACATAACAATTCTATTACTGATAAAGTGATAAGGTTCTCAGAACGCTTATTTTCTAGAGCCAATCATGCAGCAATGCTGTTCTATATTTAGATAATTGATTATGGCCCAATTGCTAAAATTTAGCTGCTCGTCTGCTCGACGGGAGGACAacttcgcaaaaacaacagtttgtcaagacaggctatacAGCGGTATACAACAGCCATGGCTGTGAAAAAGTCAAATCAAAGCTATACAATGAAAGTTTTCCCATCTAAGATTAAAATTTAAGGAGTGGTGTATTTGTGATTAACTGTCAAAAACATTCGTTTGGAAACATGAAGTAGAAAATGTGGCAAGTGTTGTGACCACTgtgttaataaataaatactggATAGCACCCATGTTTAATAACAGAGTAGGCTATGCAATGCCCAGGGTTAATACTCTGAAAAAAACACCCACCTGGCTAGGCCCAAACTTGGATATTGTActcccaatcacctggttggtcaatttgaaatgcTCCCACTAAATACTGGGAGTTGCCTTGgggcgcccaggttccacgcccTGCTGAACATCTAATATGATTCagaaactataaaaataattgaccTTAAAATCACCATTGAACTGTGTGAAGAAGACTGAGAAACATGGGCCCTTTCACTGGCTTGGCTGTGAAAACCTttctaaagtagcaaattcactgacagtgcacCATGGTCTAAAACCCCCCTAaaacctaatgggccttttgggTGGTAGTATCAACCCTGGGATGCAATCTGGTTACATCTAATGCATAATGGCCAAGTTACCAAATAACAAGTTTATTCATACATTAGTAGTCATGGGAATTTAAGGTCTTTCTGTTTACAGTTTTTCTTTGCCTCATACCGTTGCTAATCATAAGGTTACTTTTTGCAAAATTTCTACTTTTGTTCTCTTACACACACGGTTGACATTTTTTTAGTATCATCGTCATAGTTGTTAGGATCAAGAAAATCACATGGCATTAGCCTATAGGTATACTGTTTCAACATCCTTATTACGCAGAGCGATATATTCACGAAGGTTAAAAGATACATGACTGAATGCAAGGGACTGCTGCAAatgtgagaaaataaaaaaatagtgatCAGCGATTTTAGATAATAACACGGTAAACTTAGAAAGCACTTTTGAATAGCTTCTGGTTGAATAGGTGAAATTTGGTGAAGACAAAAATTCTAACCAGATGTTGAATCCTAACTGGTTGACAATCATAGATATAGTTGACATGTTAACTAGAATTGCTTGAAGCAGTAATGCAAAATGAGATTAGAGAACAGGTGAGACGTTGTTATTAACAGGGGTCATTTCTATATCAGCGTCATGAAGAGATTCCTGATCATCCAATACatctgtatcaacatcatcatcAGATGTATTATCACTCGCGCTTGTCTCCTCTCTCTGGTCTGTAGATGCTTCTTCTCCTACTTTACCTGCAGAACAAAAACTCTTCTCCTACTTTACCTGCAGAACAAAAACTCTTTTGAAGAATGCATCACAAACTAAAACTTGAAAGTGAAATAGCAAAGAAACGTTCACCGATCGTCACCATGGTAACTAATAGACTAAGTTTGCACTAATTGTTTGATCAAAACTTTCGACGAAGCTCATGagcattcttatattgagcCGTGATGAAACAAGGTCATTGGGTAAGCTGTTGACAGCTAATCTTGCTGACTCCACTTTTAATGCTAATTGCATGATGACGACCACAAGATAAGCGAAAGCAGTACCATAAGGAAGATACCCATCTCCCTGATTAGCATACAAATCTCTCCAGGCTTCGTACATCTCTTCTGCTTTAGATATGACTGTCTCATCGGATAGTTGATCAATCTCGGGGAACCAAGCCTGGTTGAGCTGACTTGGCGTGAGTGCAGGGAAGAGGGAAGGCGGCACAAATGACATTCCTGCCTTGATTGACTCAAGAGCTATTCTTTACCTGTGAAACAATGAGGCAGCATTacctgataggtaaaacagagaggcagcatgagttgataggtaaaacagtgaggtagaaTGAGATGATacgtaaaacagtgaggcagcatgagctgataggtaaaacagtgaagcagcatgagctgataggtaaaacagtgaggcagcatgaagtgataggtaaaacagtgaggtagtgtgagttgataggtaaaacagtgaggtagtgtgagttgataggtaaaacagtgaggtagtgtgagttgataggtataacagtgaggtagtatgagttgataggtaaaacagtgaggtagcatgagttgataggtaaaacagtgagacagcatgagttgataggtaaaacagtgaggtagtgtgagttgataggtaaaacagtgaggtagtgtgaGTTGATAAGTAAAACGGTGAGGgagtatgagctgataggtaaaacagtgaggcagtatgagttgataggtaaaacagtgaggtagtatgagctgataggtaaaacagtgaggcagcatgagttaataggtaaaacagtgaggaagcatgagctgataggtaaaacagtgaggaagcatgagctgataggtaaaacagtgaggtagtatgagttgataggtaaaacagtgaggcagcatgagttgataggtaaaacagtgagacagcatgagttgataggtaaaacagtgaggtagtgtgagttgataggtaaaacagtgaggtagtgtgaGTTGATAAGTAAAGCGGTGAGGgagtatgagctgataggtaaaacagtgaggcagtatgagttgataggtaaaacagtgaggtagtatgagctgataggtaaaacagtgaggcagcatgagttaataggtaaaacagtgaggaagcatgagctgataggtaaaacagtgaggcagcatgagttaatagataaaacagtgaggaagcatgagctgataggtaaaacagtgaggaagcatgagctgataggtaaaacagtgaggtagtatgagctgataggtaaaacagtgaggcagtatgagttgataggtaaaacagtgaggaagcatgagctgataggtaaaacagtgaggcagtatgagttgataggtaaaacagtgaggaagcaagagctgataggtaaaacagtgaggcagcatgagttaataggtaaaacagtgaggaagcatgagttgataggtaaaacagtgaggcagcatgagttaataggtaaaacagtgaggaagcatgagctgataggtaaaacagtgaggcagcatgagttgataggtaaaacagtgaagcagcatgagctgataggtaaaacagtgaggcagtatgagttgataggtaaaacagtgaggcagtatgagttgataggtaaaacagtgaggcagcatgagttgataggtaaaacagtgaggtagtatgagctgatgggtaaaacagtgaggcagcatgagttgataggtaaaacagtgaggtagtgtgagctggtaggtaaaacagtgaagcagcatgagctgataggtaaaacagtgaggcagcatgagttaataggtaaaacaacgaggaagcatgagctggtaagtaaaacagtgaggcagcatgagctgataggtaaaacagtgaagcagcatgagctgataggtaaaacagtgaggcagtatgagttgataggtaaaacagtgaggcagcatgagctgataggtaaaacagtgaagcagcatgagctgataggtaaaacagtgaggcagtatgagttgatagataAAAccgtgaggcagcatgagttgataggtaaaacagtgaggtagtatgagctggtaggtaaaacagtgaagcagcatgagctgataggtaaaacagtgaggcagcatgagttaataggtaaaacagcgaggaagcatgagctggtaggtaaaacagtgaggcagcatgagttgataggtaaaacagtgaggtagtatgagctggtaggtaaaacagtgaagcagcatgagctgataggtaaaacagtgaggcagcatgagttgataggtaaaacagtgaggtagtatgagctggtaggtaaaacagtgaagcagcatgagctgataggtaaaacagtgaggcagcatgaaataataggtaaaacagtgaggaagcatgagctgataggtaaaacagtgaggcagcatgagttaatagatAAAAcggtgaggcagcatgagttgataggtataaCAGTAAGGCAGCATTacctgataggtaaaacagtgaggtagtatgagctgataggtaaaacagtgaggtagtatgagctgataggtaaaacagtgaggcagcatgagctgatagataaaacagtgaggtagtatgagctggtaggtaaaacagtgaagcagcatgagctgataggtaaaacagtgaggcagcatgagttaataggtaaaacagtgaggaagcatgagctgataggtaaaacagtgaggcagcatgagttaatagatAAAAcggtgaggcagcatgagttgataggtataaCAGTAAGGCAACAttagctgataggtaaaacagtgaggtaatatgagctgataggtaaaacagtgaggtagtatgagctgataggtaaaacagtgaggcagcatgagctgatagataAAAcggtgaggcagcatgagttgataggtgtaacagtgaggcagcatgatttgataggtaaaacagtgaggtagtatgagttgatagataaaacagtgaggtagtatgagcggatagataaaacagtgaggcagcatgagttgataggtataaCAGTAAGGCAGCAttagctgataggtaaaacagtgaggtagtatgagctgatagataaaacagtgaggcagcatgagttgataggtgtaacagtgaggcagcatgatttgataggtaaaacagtgaggcagtatgagttgataggtaaaacagtgaggcagcaggAGTTGATAGGTgtaacagtgaggcagcatgatttgataggtaaaacagtgaggcagtatgagttgataggtaaaacagtgaggcagcatgagttgataggtaaaacagtgaggtagtatgagctgatgggtaaaacagtgaggcagcatgagttgataggtaaaacagtgaggtagtgtgagctggtaggtaaaacagtgaagcagcatgagctgatagataaaacagtgaggcagcatgagttgataggtaaaacagtgaggcagtatgagttgataggtaaaacagtgaggcagcatgagttaataggtaaaacagtgaggaagcatgagctgataggtaaaacagtgaggaagcatgagctgataggtaaaacagtgaggtagtatgagctgataggtaaaacagtgaggcagtatgagttgataggtaaaacagtgaggaagcatgagctgataggtaaaacagtgaggcagaatgagttgataggtaaaacagtgaggaagcaagagctgataggtaaaacagtgaggcagcatgagttaataggtaaaacagtgaggaagcatgagttgataggtaaaacagtgaggcagcatgagttaataggtaaaacagtgaggaagcatgagctgataggtaaaacagtgaggtagtgtgaGTTGATAAGTAAAACGGTGAAGgagtatgagctgataggtaaaacagtgaggcagtatgagttgataggtaaaacagtgaagcagcatgagctggtaggtaaaacagtgaagcaacatgagctgataggtaaaacagtgaggcagtatgagttgataggtaaaacagtgaggcagtatgagttgataggtaaaacagtgaggtagtatgagctgatgggtaaaacagtgaggcagtatgagttaataggtaaaacagtgaggtagtgtgagttgataggtaaaacagtgaggcagcatgagttgataggtaaaacagtgaggtagtatgagctgatgggtaaaacagtgaggcagcatgagttgataggtaaaacagtgaggtagtgtgagctggtaggtaaaacagtgaagcagcatgagctgataggtaaaacagtgaggcagcatgagttaataggtaaaacaacgaggaagcatgagctggtaagtaaaacagtgaggcagcatgagctgataggtaaaacagtgaagcagcatgagctgataggtaaaacagtgaggcagtatgagttgataggtaaaacagtgaggcagcatgagctgataggtaaaacagtgaagcagcatgagctgataggtaaaacagtgaggcagtatgagttgatagataaaacagtgaggcagcatgagttgataggtaaaacagtgaggtagtatgagctggtaggtaaaacagtgaagcagcatgagctgataggtaaaacagtgaggcagcatgagttaataggtaaaacagcgaggaagcatgagctggtaggtaaaacagtgaggcagcatgagttgataggtaaaacagtgaggtagtatgagctggtaggtaaaacagtgaagcagcatgagctgataggtaaaacagtgaggcagcatgagttgataggtaaaacagtgaggtagtatgagctggtaggtaaaacagtgaagcagcatgagctgataggtaaaacagtgaggcagcatgagttaataggtaaaacagtgaggaagcatgagctgataggtaaaacagtgaggcagcatgagttaatagacAAAAcggtgaggcagcatgagttgataggtataaCAGTAAGGCAGCAttagctgataggtaaaacagtgaggtagtatgagctgataggtaaaacagtgaggtagtatgagcagataggtaaaacagtgaggcagcatgagctgatagataaaacagtgaggcagcatgagttgataggtgtaacagtgaggcagcatgatttgataggtaaaacagtgaggcagtatgagttgattggtaaaacagtgaggcagcatgagttgataggtaaacaatgaggtagtatgagctgatgggtaaaacagtgaggcagcatgagttgataggtaaaacagtgaggtagtgtgagctggtaggtaaaacagtgaagcagcatgagctgataggtaaaacagtgaggcagcatgagttgataggtaaaacagtgaggcagtatgagttgataggtaaaacagtgaggcagcatgagttaataggtaaaacagtgaggaagcatgagctgataggtaaaacagtgaggaagcatgagctgataggtaaaacagtgaggtagtatgagctgataggtaaaacagtgaggcagtatgagttgataggtaaaacagtgaggcagcatgagttgataggtaaaacagtgaggtagtatgagctgataggtaaaacagtgaggcagcatgagctgatagataaaacagtgaggcagcaggAGTTGATAGGTgtaacagtgaggcagcatgatttgataggtaaaacagtgaggcagtatgagttgataggtaaaacagtgaggcagcatgagttgataggtaaaacagtgaggtagtatgagctgatgggtaaaacagtgaggcagcatgagttgataggtataacagtgaggtagtgtgagctggtaggtaaaacagtgaagcagcatgagctgataggtaaaacagtgaggcagcatgagttgataggtaaaacagtgaggcagtatgagttgataggtaaaacagtgaggcagcatgagttaataggtaaaacagtgaggaagcatgagctgataggtaaaacagtgaggaagcatgagctgataggtaaaacagtgaggtagtatgagctgataggtaaaacagtgaggcagtatgagttgataggtaaaacagtgaggaagcatgagctgataggtaaaacagtgaggcagtatgagttgataggtaaaacagtgaggaagcaagagctgataggtaaaacagtgaggcagcatgagttaataggtaaaacagtgaggaagcatgagttgataggtaaaacagtgaggcagcatgagttaataggtaaaacagtgaggaagcatgagctgataggtaaaacagtgaggtagtgtgaGTTGATAAGTAAAACGGTGAGGgagtatgagctgataggtaaaacagtgaggcagtatgagttgataggtaaaacagtgaagcagcatgagctggtaggtaaaacagtgaagcaacatgagctgataggtaaaacagtgaggcagtatgagttgataggtaaaacagtgaggcagtatgagttgataggtaaaacagtgaggtagtatgagctgatgggtaaaacagtgaggcagtatgagttaataggtaaaacagtgaggtagtgtgagttgataggtaaaacagtgaggcagcatgagttgataggtaaaacagtgaggtagtatgagctgatgggtaaaacagtgaggcagcatgagttgataggtaaaacagtgaggtagtgtgagctggtaggtaaaacagtgaagcagcatgagctgataggtaaaacagtgaggcagcatgagttaataggtaaaacaacgaggaagcatgagctggtaagtaaaacagtgaggcagcatgagctgataggtaaaacagtaaAGCAGCATGAGcggataggtaaaacagtgaggcagtatgagttgataggtaaaacagtgaggcagcatgagctgataggtaaaacagtgaagcagcatgagctgataggtaaaacagtgaggcagtatgagttgatagataaaacagtgaggcagcatgagttgataggtaaaacagtgaggtagtatgagctggtaggtaaaacagtgaagcagcatgagctgataggtaaaacagtgaggcagcatgagttaataggtaaaacagcgaggaagcatgagctggtaggtaaaacagtgaggcagcatgagttgataggtaaaacagtgaggtagtatgagctggtaggtaaaacagtgaagcagcatgagctgataggtaaaacagtgaggcagcaagagttgataggtaaaacagtgaggtagtatgagctggtaggtaaaacagtgaagcagcatgagctgataagtaaaacagtgaggcagcatgagttaataggtaaaacagtgaggaagcatgagctgataggtaaaacagtgaggcagcatgagttaatagatAAAAcggtgaggcagcatgagttgataggtataaCAGTAAGGCAGCAttagctgataggtaaaacagtgaggtaatatgagctgataggtaaaacagtgaggtagtatgagctgataggtaaaacagtgaggcagcatgagctgatagataaaacagtgaggcagcatgagttgataggtgtaacagtgaggcagcatgatttgataggtaaaacagtgaggcagtatgagttgataggtaaaacagtgaggaagcatgagttgataggtaaacaatgaggtagtatgagctgatgggtaaaacagtgaggcagcatgagttgataggtaaaacagtgaggtagtgtgagctggtaggtaaaacagtgaagcagcatgagctgataggtaaaacagtgaggcagcatgagttgataggttaaacagtgaggcagtatgagttgataggtaaaacagtgaggcagcatgagttaataggtaaaacagtgaggaagcatgagctgataggtaaaacagtgaggcagcatgagttaataggtaaaacagtgaggaagcatgagctgataggtaaaacagtgaggaagcatgagctgataggtaaaacagtgaggtagtatgagctgataggtaaaacagtgaggcagcatgagttaataggtaaaacagcgaggaagcatgagctggtaggtaaaacagtgaggcagcatgagttgataggtaaaacagtgaggtagtatgagctggtaggtaaaacagtgaagcagcatgagctgataggtaaaacagtgaggcagcatgagttgataggtaaaacagtgaggtagtatgagctggtaggtaaaacagtgaagcagcatgagctgataggtaaaacagtgaggcagcatgagttgataggtaaaacagtgaggtagtatgagctggtaggtaaaacagtgaagcagcatgagctgataggtaaaacagtgaggcagtatgagttgataggtaaaacagtgaggcagcatgagctgataggtaaaacagtgaagcagcatgagctgataggtaaaacagtgaggcagtatgagttgatagataaaacagtgaggcagcatgagttgataggtaaaacagtgaggtagtatgagcaggtaggtaaaacagtgaagcagcatgagctgataggtaaaacagtgaggcagcatgagttaataggtaaaacagcgaggaagcatgagctggtaggtaaaacagtgaggcagcatgagttgataggtaaaacagtgaggtagtatgagctggtaggtaaaacagtgaagcagcatgagctgataggtaaaacagtgaggcagcatgagttgataggtaaaacagtgaagtagtatgagctggtaggtaaaa
The genomic region above belongs to Watersipora subatra chromosome 1, tzWatSuba1.1, whole genome shotgun sequence and contains:
- the LOC137394197 gene encoding anaphase-promoting complex subunit 15-like; translation: MSFVPPSLFPALTPSQLNQAWFPEIDQLSDETVISKAEEMYEAWRDLYANQGDGYLPYGKVGEEASTDQREETSASDNTSDDDVDTDVLDDQESLHDADIEMTPVNNNVSPVL